The genomic stretch TTCTGGCAGCCTCCTGGTACAGCTCATAGAGATAATCTGCTGTCTTCTTCGCTATCATCATAAAATTATCCTTGCCGGTAATTCTATGATGAAGACATGCACAGGTAAATAAATGGCCGAAATTATAAACTTCAAAATCGTTGATGTCGCCCATACGGGATATTCCGTTACTGTTCCTTTCACCGATAATCTGTTTAGTGGAAAGATAGCCATCCGCCTGCTGTGCACGGCTGATTAAATCGATATATTCCTCAATCTCATCTAACATTTTCTGGTTATTACTTTTAGCAGCGGTGTATAAAGCCGCCTCCATCCATTTATAAAAATCACCGTCTCCAAAGACAGTACCATTATGTTCTCCCTCTGAATCTCCGGCGCATATTTTAAAGTTTTCAACTACATGACTGATATCCTTGGAATCAAACATATGCTTAAGCTGTGGTACAGTAGCCTCTGCACAAATTTTAAAGCTTTCTGCCCATAAACCTCCGGTCCATTCAACCGCATCAAAAGGTAGGGATGATACTTTCGCATAAGGTGATTTTTTTGTATTGGTTAACATAAATACCTCCATTCTGCCTTAGGCAGTCTATATGATTTAGGTCAAAAAAAGGTACGATGACTTTGTATTGTTTCTTACAAAAGCCCCTTCCGTATTAATGCTTCCTTTAAAGCTATTGCACCATAGCGGGGACTGGAAACAACCGGCATATTACAGGTCTTTGCAAGCAGTTCCTCACAATATGCCATGGAACCCTGACATAACAGAATAACATCTGCTTCGTTCATAATCTCAGAAGCTTTGCTTAACATAAGGCTTTTGAATTCTTCCTGATTCGCACCAAAAGCATCGATTAATCCATCCACCAGTGTAACTTGTTGTCCTAATTCTCTTGCTACACGCTTCACAGTGTTCTTTGTGGGCTCAAGTGTTGTCGGAAGTGTTGCCAGTATACCGATACGTCCAGCTTTCTTTGCTGCAATTCTAACTGCATCCTTACACATCTCTTCATCAATTCTGACGATGGGTATCCCCATATATTTTGCCAGGTCCTGGCTTGCATCAGCCACTTCGCCTACCGAGGAGCAAAGATTAAGAATTGCCACCGCTCCGTCAGCAACTGCATTCATATACAAGCTAACCAGCTTACCTGCTGCCGTTGCTGTCACATATCCTGCTTCTCTGGCTTCCGCCAATATGGAAGGATCCTTGTAGCTTAGCAGCTCAAATCCTTCACCGATATTTTTTTTCACTTCCTGTTCAACCATGTCAATCAGTTCCGGCGTTGTACTTGTATAAACCAACCCAACCTTCATAACTACCTCCATATAACTCATACGAAAATTCTTGCAATTCGCAAGTCTCTGTTATTATGTTACTATTGTTAAAGATCTAGAAAGTTCTAATTGTAATATGTTCTTCCATATAATTTCATATTCAAAACTACCTTTTAAGCTAAAATCAATACATCGGAAGGAGCAATTTGTATTTTTCCGCTATAACACTTATCGTCCAGCAGATTTTTATATTTTGCAGTTTTTAGATCAATTACTCCTGTTTGTGTTCCATGATTGATAACAAATATAAATTTGCCATTTTCATTTGTTCTGGAGGTAATTTCCATATCCCCAGCAAACTCAAATTCTGAGGACAGCTTTTCATTTTCACAAATTTCCTCAATCAAACGGTTTAAATAAGTTTCTTCTATCTGAGTTCCAAGATAATATGCTTTGCCAGCACCGTATCGATTCACGGTAACAGCAGGCATTCCTTCATAGAAATCACTGCTATAAGCTGCCAACACCTCTGCACCATTTGAATGTAGCACATCACATAGGAAGCTGCACATATACTCCTGGCTGTTTATTTTGTTTCCAGTCATTTTTATTGTGTTCTTCTCCATCGGGTACAAAGCATCCACTTCCTCGACCCATACCCCCAGGACCTCACGAAGCAGTCCGGGATATGCTCCAAAGATGCAGCGGTCATTCTCATCCACGTACCCTGACATATAGGTAGCAATTAAAGTACCCCCGGCTTTTACAAACTGCTCCAGCCTTTCAGCTACACCTTCTTTGGTCATATAGAGTAAAGGAGCTACAATTACCTTATAATTCGAGAAGTCAGTACTCTGTTTGATAATATCTACCGGTACATTCTGATAATAGAAAGGTTTATAATAGTAATGAACCTGCTCCAGATAATTCATATCCTTTGTCGGTCCACTGGTAAGTTCTAAGGACCACCAGTTATCCCAGTCAAAAATAATACCTGCCTTGGATTGTGTTCTTGCATTTACAAAGGTATTGTCAAGTTTTTTAAGCTCCTGTCCAAGCTTAGCACATTCCTTAAATATTCTGGTATCTTCACTTCCATTATGAGAAACAAAAGCCCCATGAAATTTCTCCTGTCCGCCAACGGATTGCCGCAGCTGAAAATATAGACAACTATCGGAACCATGAGCCAGACCCTGATATGCAATTTTACGAATTTCACCGGGTCGCTTCAACTTGTTATATGGCTGCCAATTCTGTTGATTGGGTGATTGCTCCACCACCAAAAAGGATTTACCATCCTTGCTGGCTCGCATAATATTATGCTTTAAGGCAGGAAAACTTCGTTCATCCCCCGGTGCAGGATAGTTATCCCAGCCTGCATAGTCCATTTGAGGAACCATCTCGAATTGATTTAATTTTTTGATATAACCTGATATGTTTGAGAATACAGGTAAATTTGGGGTTGCTTTTTTTAGTATCCGGGCTTCATTGTTATAACAATCTATGGTTGAGGCTGTAACAAACCTCATATAATCCAGCTGAATTGCAGGATTAAAACGATAGTCATCATTTAATTCTGTGGGCAGCATAATTTCCTCAAAGGAGGTCAGGGTCCTTCCCCAAAAGGAGGTCGTCCACTTATCATTGAGATTCTCTATTGTCTGATACCGTTTTTTTAACCAGCTACGGAATTTCTTCTGGCAGTTATCACAATAGCAATAGGTTCCGTACTCATTTGCAACATGCCAGCCAAGAAGTCCCTGGTAACTTTTATAACGTTCAGCCATAGCCGTTGCCATAGCAGCAGCTCTCTCTCTGTAT from Anaerocolumna sp. AGMB13020 encodes the following:
- a CDS encoding aspartate/glutamate racemase family protein, producing the protein MKVGLVYTSTTPELIDMVEQEVKKNIGEGFELLSYKDPSILAEAREAGYVTATAAGKLVSLYMNAVADGAVAILNLCSSVGEVADASQDLAKYMGIPIVRIDEEMCKDAVRIAAKKAGRIGILATLPTTLEPTKNTVKRVARELGQQVTLVDGLIDAFGANQEEFKSLMLSKASEIMNEADVILLCQGSMAYCEELLAKTCNMPVVSSPRYGAIALKEALIRKGLL
- a CDS encoding beta-galactosidase — its product is MDNLKNSFVLFGGDYNPDQWDEATIDRDMELFAKAGVNTVTLPVFSWAKLEPEEGVYQFEWLDKILDKLWNNGIRVILATPTCAQPAWMSRKYPEVLPVDIAGRKRTHGMRVFFCVNSEKYRERAAAMATAMAERYKSYQGLLGWHVANEYGTYCYCDNCQKKFRSWLKKRYQTIENLNDKWTTSFWGRTLTSFEEIMLPTELNDDYRFNPAIQLDYMRFVTASTIDCYNNEARILKKATPNLPVFSNISGYIKKLNQFEMVPQMDYAGWDNYPAPGDERSFPALKHNIMRASKDGKSFLVVEQSPNQQNWQPYNKLKRPGEIRKIAYQGLAHGSDSCLYFQLRQSVGGQEKFHGAFVSHNGSEDTRIFKECAKLGQELKKLDNTFVNARTQSKAGIIFDWDNWWSLELTSGPTKDMNYLEQVHYYYKPFYYQNVPVDIIKQSTDFSNYKVIVAPLLYMTKEGVAERLEQFVKAGGTLIATYMSGYVDENDRCIFGAYPGLLREVLGVWVEEVDALYPMEKNTIKMTGNKINSQEYMCSFLCDVLHSNGAEVLAAYSSDFYEGMPAVTVNRYGAGKAYYLGTQIEETYLNRLIEEICENEKLSSEFEFAGDMEITSRTNENGKFIFVINHGTQTGVIDLKTAKYKNLLDDKCYSGKIQIAPSDVLILA